From the Selenomonas timonae genome, one window contains:
- a CDS encoding metal ABC transporter permease, whose amino-acid sequence MDILMNYTFQIVALGSVILAVTAGPVGAFSVYKGQSLIGDAIGHSTFPGIILAYMAFATRSPVVLLMGAIAAGAASYALIQLAHRDKRLGLDANLAIFLSGFFGLGMALKSFIQGNPDYAGASQAGLGTYIFGQAAYMLEVDVLLISAVSAVCLTLLLLFYKELKLFVFDAEYAEVVGLPCRLLHILLLVMTIAVIGIGIKAVGAILISSFLIIPCVAANQWSNNFARVLVLSSLIGAVSALVGTYISTLEQGMSTGPSIILVASLIAFFSILFGTKGILGRVLKRRARNG is encoded by the coding sequence ATGGACATCCTGATGAACTACACCTTCCAGATCGTCGCGCTCGGCAGCGTCATCCTCGCCGTCACGGCGGGTCCCGTCGGCGCGTTCAGCGTCTACAAGGGGCAGAGCCTCATCGGCGACGCCATCGGACACTCGACCTTCCCCGGCATCATCCTCGCCTATATGGCATTCGCCACACGCAGCCCCGTCGTGCTCCTCATGGGCGCAATCGCAGCGGGTGCGGCAAGCTACGCCCTCATCCAGCTCGCGCACAGGGACAAGAGGCTCGGACTCGACGCAAATCTTGCAATCTTTCTCTCGGGCTTCTTTGGTCTTGGCATGGCGCTCAAGAGCTTCATCCAGGGCAACCCCGACTATGCGGGGGCATCACAGGCGGGTCTTGGCACCTACATCTTTGGACAGGCAGCGTATATGCTCGAGGTCGACGTCCTCCTCATCTCTGCCGTCTCTGCCGTCTGCCTCACGCTCCTCCTGCTCTTTTACAAGGAGCTGAAACTCTTCGTCTTTGACGCAGAGTACGCAGAGGTCGTCGGGCTGCCCTGCCGTCTGCTGCACATCCTGCTGCTCGTCATGACGATTGCCGTCATCGGTATCGGGATTAAAGCCGTGGGAGCAATCCTTATCAGCTCCTTCCTCATCATCCCGTGCGTCGCAGCAAATCAGTGGTCGAACAACTTTGCGCGCGTCCTCGTTCTGAGCAGCCTCATCGGTGCGGTCTCTGCGCTCGTCGGCACCTACATCAGCACGCTTGAGCAGGGCATGTCGACGGGGCCGTCCATCATCCTCGTCGCCTCCCTCATCGCTTTTTTCTCGATACTCTTCGGGACAAAGGGGATTCTCGGCAGGGTTTTGAAACGGAGGGCACGCAATGGATGA
- a CDS encoding metal ABC transporter ATP-binding protein: MQQNSVIHVEDLTMAYRETPVLWDIDLDVPAYVRCAVVGPNGAGKSTLLKGILGLLKPVSGAVRLWGKPLAAVHKQIAYVPQRGSVHWDFPTTVFDVVLMGRYAHLGLIKRPGKEDRALAMDALDKMKMADFADRQISELSGGQKQRVFIARALAQDAQLYIMDEPLAGVDETTERIIMDKFMDLQREKRTVIAVHHDLSTLDAYFDYLVVLNRTVKASDYLANLDKEAALALAYRLKE, from the coding sequence ATGCAACAAAACAGCGTCATACACGTCGAGGATTTGACAATGGCATACCGCGAGACACCCGTGCTCTGGGACATCGACCTCGATGTTCCGGCGTATGTGCGCTGCGCGGTTGTGGGGCCGAACGGCGCTGGAAAGTCCACCCTCCTCAAGGGCATCCTCGGCCTCTTAAAGCCCGTCTCCGGCGCCGTGCGCCTCTGGGGGAAGCCCCTCGCTGCCGTACACAAGCAGATTGCCTACGTGCCGCAGCGCGGGTCTGTCCACTGGGACTTCCCGACTACGGTCTTCGATGTCGTGCTTATGGGACGCTATGCGCATCTCGGGCTGATTAAGCGCCCCGGCAAGGAGGATCGCGCGCTGGCGATGGATGCACTCGACAAGATGAAGATGGCGGACTTCGCTGACCGTCAGATCTCGGAGCTCTCAGGGGGACAGAAGCAGCGTGTCTTCATCGCGCGGGCACTCGCGCAGGACGCGCAGCTCTACATCATGGACGAGCCGCTTGCGGGCGTCGATGAGACGACGGAGCGGATCATCATGGACAAATTCATGGATCTGCAGCGCGAGAAGCGCACAGTCATCGCCGTCCATCACGATCTCAGCACGCTCGATGCGTATTTTGACTACCTCGTCGTACTGAACCGCACGGTGAAGGCGTCGGACTACCTCGCCAATCTGGACAAGGAGGCGGCGCTTGCGCTCGCCTATCGGCTGAAGGAGTGA
- a CDS encoding metal ABC transporter permease codes for MDDALLVLLLTAAACAPLGVFLILRRLSMMADAISHTVLLGIVLAFFLTHDLGSPWLLFGAALMGVITVSLVELLGKTNLVKYDDAIGVIFPLLFALAVILISKYAGNAHLDTDMVLMGEVIYAGLNTVEIGGVEVAASSIKMGGLLLVIAAFIAVFYKELKVSTFDGEYAQIIGIPTGILFYAFMSLTSLTTVAAFDAVGAILVISFFIAPGATALLFTKHLSHTLLLALLIAVVNAVIGYAFAVHMNASIAGLCAVMNMLVYLGALLTGPKGAVTSYIRRLQSVRQMQRDLFLLHIGRHTAECKESAENDAGEIGNHLKWNENKVRRVSRELIDRHLLAREGSYYLLTEAGAAAYTALCKRYYI; via the coding sequence ATGGATGACGCACTCCTCGTACTGCTCCTGACGGCTGCTGCATGCGCACCGCTCGGTGTCTTCCTGATCCTGCGCCGCCTCTCCATGATGGCGGACGCCATCAGTCACACGGTGCTGCTCGGCATCGTGCTCGCCTTCTTCCTCACGCATGACCTTGGCTCGCCGTGGCTGCTCTTCGGTGCGGCACTCATGGGCGTTATCACCGTCTCGCTCGTCGAGCTCCTCGGCAAGACGAACCTCGTCAAATATGACGATGCCATCGGCGTCATCTTCCCGCTGCTCTTCGCGCTTGCCGTCATCCTCATCAGCAAATATGCGGGCAACGCCCATCTCGACACGGACATGGTGCTCATGGGCGAGGTCATCTATGCGGGACTGAACACAGTGGAGATCGGCGGCGTGGAGGTCGCCGCCTCTTCGATTAAGATGGGCGGACTGCTCCTCGTCATCGCCGCATTTATCGCGGTGTTTTACAAGGAGCTGAAGGTCTCCACCTTTGACGGCGAGTATGCGCAGATCATCGGCATACCGACGGGCATCCTCTTCTACGCCTTCATGTCGCTCACCTCGCTCACGACGGTTGCGGCATTCGACGCAGTCGGTGCGATTCTCGTCATCTCGTTCTTTATCGCCCCCGGGGCGACTGCACTGCTCTTTACGAAGCATCTGTCTCACACGCTGCTCCTTGCCCTCCTCATCGCAGTTGTGAACGCTGTCATCGGCTACGCGTTCGCCGTGCATATGAACGCCTCGATCGCGGGGCTGTGCGCCGTCATGAATATGCTCGTCTATCTCGGCGCGCTCCTCACAGGGCCGAAGGGCGCAGTCACCTCCTACATCCGCCGCCTACAGAGCGTGCGGCAGATGCAGCGCGACCTCTTCCTCCTGCATATCGGCAGACATACCGCCGAGTGCAAGGAGAGCGCAGAGAATGACGCAGGCGAGATCGGCAACCATCTGAAATGGAATGAGAACAAGGTGCGCCGCGTCAGCCGCGAGCTGATCGACCGCCATCTGCTCGCACGCGAGGGCAGTTATTACCTGCTCACGGAGGCGGGCGCGGCGGCATACACAGCGCTCTGCAAGAGGTACTATATCTGA